A genomic segment from Triticum dicoccoides isolate Atlit2015 ecotype Zavitan chromosome 1A, WEW_v2.0, whole genome shotgun sequence encodes:
- the LOC119272945 gene encoding uncharacterized sugar kinase slr0537-like, whose protein sequence is MALASTTASRLISRRHAAPLPPPPSSSCAAPRGGARPGLRRFAVRWEGRPRALLGGFSDADEDASDDEDEEDGPGALSGGPPRQEQECEDVIELAAAAFSGPERWDVLGLGQAMVDFSGMVDDEFLERLGIEKGTRKVVNHEERGRVLRAMDGCTYKAAAGGSLSNSLVALARLGSSRASSYPELRIAMAGSVGSDPLGSFYRQKLHRANVQFLSKPVKDGTTGTVIVLTTPDAQRTMLAYQGTSSTLAYDSDLAEIVSRSNLLIVEGYLFEFSHTIEAIKQACEDAKKNGALIAVSASDVSCIKRCHSDFWDIVGNYADILFANANEARAFCELTSEESTVSAARYLSHSIPLVSVTDGMHGSYIGVKGEAIYIPPPACIPVDTCGAGDAYASGILYGILRGASDLKGIGLLAAQVAAVVVGQQGTRLRVKDADRLAESFEFHLDNLEFCSDAGTDQVPNL, encoded by the exons ATGGCGCtcgcctccaccaccgcctcccGCCTCATCAGCCGCCGCCACGCCGCTCCCCTcccgcctcctccttcctcttcctgcGCCGCGCCGCGAGGAGGAGCCAGGCCAGGGCTGCGCCGGTTCGCGGTGCGCTGGGAGGGCAGGCCGAGGGCGCTCCTGGGAGGATTCTCGGACGCCGATGAAGATGCCAgcgacgacgaggacgaggaggatggCCCGGGCGCGCTCAGCGGTGGGCCGCCGAGGCAGGAGCAGGagtgcgaggacgtcatcgagctcgcCGCCGCTGCCTTCTCCGGGCCCGAGCGCTGGGACGTGCTCGGACTCGGCCAGGCCATG GTTGACTTCTCAGGCATGGTGGATGATGAATTCCTCGAGAGACTGGGCATAGAGAAGGGTACTAGAAAGGTCGTCAACCATGAGGAGAGGGGACGGGTCTTGCGTGCCATGGATGGCTGCACCTACAAGGCCGCTGCCGGAGGCTCATTGTCCAACTCGCTTGTGGCTCTAGCAAGGCTTGGTAGTAGTCGGGCCAGCAGCTACCCTGAGCTTAGAATAGCAATGGCCGGCAGTGTGGGCAGTGACCCACTTGGTAGTTTCTACAG GCAAAAGCTGCATCGTGCTAATGTGCAATTCTTGTCCAAGCCGGTCAAAGATGGGACTACTGGCACTGTGATTGTTCTAACAACTCCAGATGCACAGCGAACTATGCTTGCTTACCAG GGTACCTCTTCAACTTTGGCTTACGATTCAGACTTGGCAGAGATAGTATCCAGGTCAAATTTACTGATAGTGGAAGGGTACCTTTTTGAGTTTAGTCATACAATTGAAGCCATCAAGCAGGCATGTGAAGATGCTAAGAAGAATGGTGCACTTATTGCTGTTTCGGCATCAGATGTGTCATGCATCAAGCGTTGCCACAGTGATTTTTG GGACATCGTAGGGAACTATGCAGACATACTGTTCGCCAATGCCAACGAAGCAAGGGCATTCTGCGAGCTAACCTCAGAAGAGAGCACGGTCTCAGCTGCGAGATACTTGAGTCATTCTATCCCTCTAGTGTCTGTTACAGATGGTATGCATGGTTCTTACATCGGTGTGAAAGGTGAAGCAATATACATCCCCCCGCCGGCATGTATACCTGTGGACACCTGCGGAGCTGGTGATGCATACGCATCAGGAATCCTGTACGGTATCCTCCGGGGCGCATCGGATTTGAAGGGCATCGGCCTGCTGGCGGCCCAGGTAGCCGCTGTTGTCGTCGGGCAGCAAGGCACGCGCCTGAGGGTTAAGGATGCTGACAGGTTGGCTGAATCGTTCGAGTTCCACCTTGACAACTTGGAGTTCTGTTCAGATGCTGGAACGGACCAGGTTCCCAACTTATGA
- the LOC119272956 gene encoding uncharacterized protein At2g38710-like: protein MVVATEEMAVYCFDTLVAHYSGEQPPPPAFEEGVHPLFVTWKKATNGSEPRLRGCIGTLEPRQIVSGFKDYALTSALRDRRFSPIQSKELPYLECTVSILTEYETALNHLDWEVGKHGLIIEFTDPDYNVRRSGTYLPEVAAHEGWTQLETIDSLMRKAGYNGTITESLRKKIRVTRYQSTLYTMHYGEYTAYVKKNRGEINGAPIVNGFKPGQ, encoded by the exons ATGGTGGTGGCCACGGAGGAAATGGCGGTCTACTGCTTCGACACCCTCGTCGCCCACTACAGCGgcgagcagccgccgccgcccgccttcgaGGAGGGCGTCCA CCCACTGTTTGTCACCTGGAAGAAGGCTACCAATGGTTCCGAGCCACGCCTAAGGGGATGCATCGGAACTTTGGAGCCCCGTCAGATTGTAAGCGGCTTCAAGGATTACGCGCTGACCAG TGCCCTGAGGGATCGGCGCTTTTCTCCGATACAGTCCAAAGAGCTGCCATATTTGGAATGCACAGTTTCTATATTGACTGAATACGAAACTGCACTCAACCACCTTGATTGGGAG GTTGGAAAGCATGGTTTAATTATTGAGTTCACCGATCCTGACTATAATGTAAGACGGAGTGGAACTTATTTACCTGAGGTTGCTGCCCATGAAG GATGGACACAACTAGAGACCATTGACTCGCTCATGAGGAAGGCTGGCTATAATGGCACCATCACCGAGTCTTTGAGGAAGAAAATCCGCGTCACCCGCTACCAGAGTACCCTGTACACCATGCACTATGGTGAATATACTGCATATGTCAAGAAGAACAGAGGTGAAATTAACGGGGCACCCATAGTTAATGGATTCAAACCAGGCCAGTGA